In Pseudobacteroides sp., the genomic window CTTGCTATTGAGGAGTTACCGTCCATAAGTTGTTTCAATATTGACCATTTGATGATAGAGGTTAACAAAAACTTGTACTATAAGCTATCAGAAGTATCCAAAGCTGAGGAAATAATAAACCAATATGTTAATGAATTTGAGCACTGGTACTATTTCAGAGAAGCGTTGCCGGTTGTTAGGGAAGTCCAAAGGTTTGCCGATGAGGTACTCAATGAAAAAACTGAGTATCTGATTAGCAGACTTACAATTGTAAATGATGAAGAGCGTCAATTGGTAAAAGGTGTAATTAAAAGCACTGTAAGCGAAATATTGAATAAACTTCTTTACAGCGTCAGGGACAACAGCAGCAAAGAGGATATGCAGGCTTATTTCAGGTGTCTTAAGGAAGTAATGAAGGAGAGCTGAAATGGGCGTGAGGGGTATAAATAAATGAGAAAAATTGTTAGGGTTGGGACCCGAAAAAGTGAATTGGCAATTGCTCAAACAAATTGGGTTATTGACAGAATAAAGGAAAAATTTCCCCAGCTTGAGTTTGAGTTAGTGGGAATAATAACAAAAGGTGATGTGATACTGGATAGAAGCCTTGATAAGATTGGCGGCAAAGGACTTTTTATAAACGAACTGGAAAAGGCACTTCTAGATAATGACATAGATATTGCTGTTCACAGCATGAAGGATATGCCGGCTGAGCTTCCGGAGAAACTTGTAATTGGTGCAATACCCAAAAGGGAAGATCCCAGGGATGCACTTGTTTCTTTAGAGGGTACGGACTTAAGCCGCCTGGATAAGGGCTCCGTTGTGGGAACAGGTAGCATTAGAAGAGAGGTCCAGATCCTAGGGCTTCGGCCTGATCTTAAGATAAAACCAATAAGGGGTAACGTGCCTACAAGGATAAGCAAGCTTAAGGAGCACCAATTTGATGCAATTGTCCTGGCAATGGCAGGCCTAAAGAGGTTAGGATTGGAAGGTATAGCATCCTATTCCTTCAGCTTTGAAGAAATGGTTCCGGCTGTTGGTCAAGGGGCTTTGGGAATAGAAGTTAGAAAGGACGATGAGCTTTTAGAACTTATTAGAGCTATAAACCATATAGACAGTGAGATTTGTGTTAATGCCGAAAGGGCTTTTCTAAAAAGACTTAATGGAAGCTGCAGTACACCTTTAGGAGCTTATGCCTGCATGTCTGATGGTGGGATTAAAATATACGGGATGCTGGCTGAAAATGATAAGACCTGGGTAAGGAAAGCTGTGATTGAAGGCAGGAAAGAAGATTTTGAGGAATTGGGTACAAAGCTTGCGGAAAGGCTGCAAAATCCCAAGGGATTTTAGGGGAGCAAATATAATGAATTGTAAGGGAATGGTTTATATTTTGGGTGCAGGTCCCGGAGATTATGGACTATTGACTATAAAAGCCGCTGACTGCATCAGCAAAGCTGATGTTATAGTTTATGATAGACTTGTAAATGCTTCAATCTTAAGTCTTGCTAAAAAGGATGCGGAATTTATAAATGTGGGTAAAATGCCCAATCACCACTCCGTACCCCAGGATATCATAAATAAGATACTTTTGGACAAAGCTATGGAAGGTAAGGTAGTAGCAAGGGTGAAGGGTGGAGACCCCTTTGTATTCGGAAGAGGCGGAGAAGAGGCGGAGGTTCTTCAAAAAAACAGCATAGAATTTGAAGTAGTACCGGGAATAACTTCAGCTGTTGCAGCAGCAGCCTATGCAGGGATTCCTGTGACCCACAGGGATTATTGCTCTTCGCTGCATATTATAACAGGTCATGAGAAGCCTGGGAGGGATGTAAGCTTTATTGATTATGAAGTCATCGCAAAGCTTGAGGGTACATTGGTATTTCTTATGGGAATGAAAAACCTTAATGAGATTTGCTCTAACCTCATAAAGTTTGGCAAAGCCGGTATTACACCTGCGGCAGTGATTGAGAGGGGTTCAACAATAGAGCAAAGGGTGATAATCGGAACCCTCCAAGACATTTCTGAAAAAGTTAAAAAGTCAAGTGTAAAATCACCTGCTGTAACAGTAATAGGAAATGTGGTGAACTTAAGGGAAAGGCTCAACTGGTTTCCAAAGGGTAAGCTTGCAGGTAAAAGGGTTATTGTAACAAGGGCGAGGGAGCAAGCCAGCAGCCTTGTAGAGGAAATAAGAAAACTTGGCGGAGAGGCTGTAGAATTTCCTACAATAAGGATAGAAGAGCCTCTTGATTATGAACACTTCGACAGGGTGCTCGGAAATTTGAAATGGTACAAGTGGATTGTATTTACAAGTGTAAATGGAGTCCGGGCTTTTTTCAAAAGGATGAGAGCTCTCAAAATTGATATAAGGAGCCTATGGGAAATACGGATTGGTGCAGTTGGTGAGGCTACAGCAATAGAGCTTTCAGCTATGGGATTAATTGCGGATTTTATACCGGCAGATTATACAACAAAGGAGCTGCTAAAAGGTCTTGTTGGATTGATTAACAAAGGTGAAAAGGTACTTTTGCCACGGACGGACATTGCAAACAAGGAGCTTTCAGAAGGACTGAAAGAGAATAATATAGATTTTGAGGAGCTTACTGTATACAGGACTGTGACGGAAGCATCCATGAAGGATGCGGTTCATGAGCTTCTTGTACAAAGCAGGGTTGATTTTATAACTTTTACAAGCTCATCAACAGTGAGAAATTTTGTCAAATTACTTGGTAACGAGAACCTAGGCCTTTTATCAACTATAAAAACTGTGTGTATAGGCCCTGTAACTTCGGAGACTGCGAAGGAATCAGGCCTTAATGTGTCAGCCGTTGCAGATAAATATACCATAGACGGCTTAATAGTTAAACTGGTGGAACTATCGGAGGAATAAACATGGATTTAATTAAAAGGCCAAGACGATTACGTATAAATGAAAATATGAGAAGACTTGTACGGGAAACATCTATTTCAGTGGATGATTTTATTTATCCTTTGTTTATAGTAGAAGGCAAGGGCATAAAACGGGAAATACCGTCCATGCCGGGTGTGTATCATTTTTCTATGGACCTTCTTTTAAAGGAACTAGAGGAGATAAGGGATCTAAAGATACCTGGTGTGCTCTTATTTGGGGTGCCCGAAACTAAAGATGAAAAAGGATCTGAGGCATATAATCCCGACGGTATTATTCAAAGGGCGTTGAGGCAAGCTAAAAAGGAATTCCCAGATATCCTTTTCGGTGCAGATGTATGTTTGTGTGAGTATACCAGCCATGGTCACTGCGGACTGGTTTGTAATGGTGATGTTTTAAACGACTGCTCTGTGGAGCTCATTGCAAAAGCTGCATTAAGCTACGCAGAGGCAGGTGCTGATATTATTGCTCCTTCCGACATGATGGACGGGAGGGTAGGTGCAGTAAGAAAAATACTTGATAAAAACGGTTTTACCAACAAAACCATTATGTCCTATAGTGCGAAGTATGCATCATCATTTTATGGTCCTTTCAGGGAAGCTGCATTGTCAAAGCCTTCCTTCGGTGACAGGAAAAGCTATCAAATGGATTATGCAAACATCGGAGAAGCCCTTAGAGAAGTAGAAAATGACATTTCGGAAGGTGCTGATATTATCATGGTAAAGCCTGCACTTTCATACCTGGATGTAATAAGCAAGGTCAGTACAGGATTTAATATACCTGTTGCGGCCTATAATGTCAGCGGTGAATATTCAATGATAAAAGCAGCTTCGGAAAAAGGTTGGATTGATGAGAAATGTGCTATTATTGAGGTGCTTACCTCAATAAAGAGGGCAGGGGCACAGATAATAATAACATATTTTGCTAAACAGGCTGCAGCCTGGATGCAAGCCGGGGTGAACAGCCAGCCCGGATAAAGGAGGAATAGAGATGAACACCGAAAAGTCGCAGTTGCTTTTTGAAAAATCAAGGAATATCATACCGGGAGGGGTAAATAGCCCGGTTAGGGCCTACAAGTCTGTGGGTATGACTCCTCCATTTATAAAAAGTGCCCAAGGCTCTAAGATTATTGATGTAGACGGAAATGAGTATATAGATTATGTAGGATCATG contains:
- the hemB gene encoding porphobilinogen synthase, which encodes MDLIKRPRRLRINENMRRLVRETSISVDDFIYPLFIVEGKGIKREIPSMPGVYHFSMDLLLKELEEIRDLKIPGVLLFGVPETKDEKGSEAYNPDGIIQRALRQAKKEFPDILFGADVCLCEYTSHGHCGLVCNGDVLNDCSVELIAKAALSYAEAGADIIAPSDMMDGRVGAVRKILDKNGFTNKTIMSYSAKYASSFYGPFREAALSKPSFGDRKSYQMDYANIGEALREVENDISEGADIIMVKPALSYLDVISKVSTGFNIPVAAYNVSGEYSMIKAASEKGWIDEKCAIIEVLTSIKRAGAQIIITYFAKQAAAWMQAGVNSQPG
- the hemC gene encoding hydroxymethylbilane synthase, coding for MRKIVRVGTRKSELAIAQTNWVIDRIKEKFPQLEFELVGIITKGDVILDRSLDKIGGKGLFINELEKALLDNDIDIAVHSMKDMPAELPEKLVIGAIPKREDPRDALVSLEGTDLSRLDKGSVVGTGSIRREVQILGLRPDLKIKPIRGNVPTRISKLKEHQFDAIVLAMAGLKRLGLEGIASYSFSFEEMVPAVGQGALGIEVRKDDELLELIRAINHIDSEICVNAERAFLKRLNGSCSTPLGAYACMSDGGIKIYGMLAENDKTWVRKAVIEGRKEDFEELGTKLAERLQNPKGF
- the cobA gene encoding uroporphyrinogen-III C-methyltransferase; amino-acid sequence: MNCKGMVYILGAGPGDYGLLTIKAADCISKADVIVYDRLVNASILSLAKKDAEFINVGKMPNHHSVPQDIINKILLDKAMEGKVVARVKGGDPFVFGRGGEEAEVLQKNSIEFEVVPGITSAVAAAAYAGIPVTHRDYCSSLHIITGHEKPGRDVSFIDYEVIAKLEGTLVFLMGMKNLNEICSNLIKFGKAGITPAAVIERGSTIEQRVIIGTLQDISEKVKKSSVKSPAVTVIGNVVNLRERLNWFPKGKLAGKRVIVTRAREQASSLVEEIRKLGGEAVEFPTIRIEEPLDYEHFDRVLGNLKWYKWIVFTSVNGVRAFFKRMRALKIDIRSLWEIRIGAVGEATAIELSAMGLIADFIPADYTTKELLKGLVGLINKGEKVLLPRTDIANKELSEGLKENNIDFEELTVYRTVTEASMKDAVHELLVQSRVDFITFTSSSTVRNFVKLLGNENLGLLSTIKTVCIGPVTSETAKESGLNVSAVADKYTIDGLIVKLVELSEE